From the Eschrichtius robustus isolate mEscRob2 chromosome 3, mEscRob2.pri, whole genome shotgun sequence genome, the window TCACACCTGCCCCACATCCACCAAAGCAAAAGCTGCACAAACTAGTGTTTACTCTTCCTAGAtgactatttattttctatttgaacCTGGTCTAGTCTAtttcatttctataaaatttGGTCTCCACCCTTTGAATTAATGTCATGAACTATTAATAGATCCTCatcctcaattttaaaaacaatgtaatcAACTGGAACTTCCAGACTTATTTCCTTTATTTGGTAATTTGGTttgacaaaaaaacacaaaaaacaaaacacacacaactGATTTATGGTGAATTCCTTTTTCTAATCACAGTTGCTTTTTCCATAGCTTTACTGAGGGTCCCTCCTCAGGCTTCCACGTTTTGAACACTTCTCAGATCACTAAGCAGTCTCCAGAGCCTGATAACTAATTTATTATTCCAACACAAAGGAAATTGGTCTGCAAAACAGGATGCCGATTTATTAATTCACTATGAGATTCACTATAACAGACCAATAGGGTCGTTTCAATCAGCACCTACTAAGAGAATCCAAATATGATTATAGGTAAATGCAGATGCCAAAAAAGGGGTGGTGATGGTCGAGGGTCATCCTTCTGTACCACTCAACAATCTACTCTCGTCCTCAGGGATCAATTCCTGCCCTCATTTTCTCAAAAAGCTAAGAACACTTACAAAACGGCTACTCTTCAAGCCTGAAACACAGGGTGAGGGTGGGAGTCAGGAGTGGTGTTAATTTAATTCTAGTGCCTGAAGTTACCTCCTGGGCTTGTGCTAATTTTCTCGAATTAATTTTGTGGAGGGTAGCAGGATAACTTTCTCTCATCTTTCGGACAGGAAATATAATTTTAGTTTGGATTTTGCAAATACTTAGCAACATGAAACCACCGCCCATTCTTCCTTTTGGTCCTCATTTTAGTCTGGGCCAAAGAACCAGGCCGTGAGGGCTCCCCTTCCAGCTGCCCTCCAAGCACACATCACCTGTAGATACTCAGCCTTTTCTGGACGAGCCCAAGCGGGTTATAAACAAACCTGGGGTATTTTGATCACTTTCTGGCATCTTAGTTGTGGCGATTACGCTGAAAGATCCCAAGACTAGTTTGACACGAGAAAAAAGGTCCACGTGTCACCTCAGAAGACCAATGGAACACCTAGAATGAAAGTCCAGAGAGTGGAAAAGGCACGTTCTTCCCCGTCTCCGCATCTTGTGGGAGCCTCCTCAGCTGCCTAAGGTCCACTTTATCTGCCGGGCAGGGCCGGTGGGGCTGCGGAAGGCCGGGGTCCGGGTCCGGAGGGCGAGGGCGGGGTCGGGGGTCTGGGCTCGGAGGGCCaggtccaggaccagagggcggGATCCGGGGTCAGGGGTCAAGGTCCGGAGCCGGAGAGCCGGGGCTGGGGTCGGGGTCCAGGTCCGAGGGCAGGGATCGGAGGGCGGGGTCCGGGTCGGGGGTCGGAAGATGGGATCCAGGTCCAGAGGGAGGGGTCAGAGGTCGGAGGGCGGGATCCGAGTCCGGAGGCCGGGGCCCTGGGTCGGAGAGGGAGTCAGAGTCCGGAAGGCCGAGGTCAGGAGGTGGGGGTCGGGGTTCAGGACCGGAGGGCGGGTCCGGGGTCGAGGGTCGGAGGGCGGGGTCCGGGGTGGCGGGTCTGGGCCCGGCCAAGCTCGGCGGGAGCAGTACGGACCACCCCGTGGGCCCAGCGCCCCGCCTCCCACAGGCGGCAGCCATGGCGGCCTGGCGGGTCCCGGTGTCCGCGGGCGCTGCGCTCGGGTGGCTGCCGTCCGCCGCCCCGCCGCCAGAACCGCCCCGGGTCGGAGAAGCGTTCCGACAGCGCCTCAGCTTCACCCTCTGCTCCGCTTCGCAGGGAGACCGCAGCGGCTCCGGGCCCGACTCGCAAGGCGGGCCGGAGGGAGCAGCGAGGCGTCCGGCGAGCAAAGAGTTAACAGCAGCGGGGCGGAGGATCTCGGAGCTTCACGCCGCCGCCTGCGCGGTGAGACCCCGCCCCGTCCCTCCCGGGCACCCGGGTtgctctgcccctccctgccccgcccGGACCGCAGCCCCAAGGACCATGCGCTTGCGCAGTGAGGCCCCTCCTCCCCAGacaccccgccccgccctccccgTCAGCCCCGCCCCCCGTCAGCCCCGCCCCCCCGGCCGCCCGGTGATAGGTGCGCCTGCGCGTCCCCGGTCCGGAGAGGGATTGCCGGAGGCCGGTGCAGTCCTGCCTCGGGCGTCTGACGGCGTGCAAGCTTCCCGCTCAGAACTTTTCGCTTGAAAACTGGCCACGGTTTCCTATTCCGGGCAAAGAGTTAACGTGGATCTATCCTGAGTATGAGCGCGACTCCTTTCTGATCAGTGTCCGAGCTAAACTCCGGTCGC encodes:
- the C3H1orf53 gene encoding uncharacterized protein C1orf53 homolog isoform X1, which codes for MAAWRVPVSAGAALGWLPSAAPPPEPPRVGEAFRQRLSFTLCSASQGDRSGSGPDSQGGPEGAARRPASKELTAAGRRISELHAAACAVRLRVPGPERDCRRPVQSCLGRLTACKLPAQNFSLENWPRFPIPGKELTWIYPDWRAELRGPSYWLHGAHPAGPLAERQMMRLYQQTLSIWSSQC
- the C3H1orf53 gene encoding uncharacterized protein C1orf53 homolog isoform X2, translating into MAAWRVPVSAGAALGWLPSAAPPPEPPRVGEAFRQRLSFTLCSASQGDRSGSGPDSQGGPEGAARRPASKELTAAGRRISELHAAACAVRLRVPGPERDCRRPVQSCLGRLTACKLPAQNFSLENWPRFPIPGKELTWIYPEKQRKMCSGVAHDDAGGLNYVDPATGYMVLTRLAHLQRGR